From a single Pseudomonas cremoricolorata genomic region:
- a CDS encoding Tim44 domain-containing protein: MQRFLSIALALCVGLTLSLDANAKRFGGGKSSGSAPIHQTRQATPATPAPGAAATAPGRAPAAASGASRWLGPLAGLAAGGLLASMFMGDGFEGMQIFDFLLIGLIAFLVFRFIAARRRKQEAHMAPAGHAPFQREQHAQPAQQPMFGRGAAAATAAPVINAPAWFNEASFLAAARSHFQTLQQHWDANEMDKIAEFVTPQLLESLKRERAAEAEGYQSTYIDDLDVQLEGVDDRADVTIATLTFRGVAKTSRFDQGEAFSESWHMQRAQGENQPWLLAGIRQNG, translated from the coding sequence ATGCAACGTTTTCTTAGCATCGCTCTGGCGCTTTGCGTCGGCCTGACGCTGAGCCTCGATGCCAACGCCAAGCGTTTCGGCGGCGGCAAGAGCTCGGGCTCCGCGCCCATCCACCAGACCCGCCAAGCCACGCCTGCCACTCCAGCCCCAGGCGCTGCTGCCACTGCCCCGGGCCGTGCGCCCGCTGCCGCAAGCGGTGCTTCGCGCTGGCTCGGCCCACTGGCTGGCCTCGCCGCCGGTGGCCTGCTCGCATCCATGTTCATGGGTGATGGCTTCGAAGGGATGCAGATCTTCGACTTCCTGCTGATCGGCCTCATCGCCTTCCTGGTCTTCCGCTTCATCGCCGCACGGCGTCGCAAGCAGGAAGCGCACATGGCGCCAGCCGGTCACGCTCCGTTCCAGCGTGAACAGCACGCCCAGCCAGCCCAGCAGCCGATGTTCGGCCGCGGCGCGGCCGCCGCCACCGCCGCACCGGTGATCAACGCCCCAGCCTGGTTCAACGAAGCCAGCTTCCTGGCCGCTGCCCGTTCGCACTTCCAGACCCTGCAGCAGCACTGGGACGCGAACGAAATGGACAAGATCGCCGAATTCGTGACCCCGCAGTTGCTCGAGTCGCTCAAGCGCGAACGTGCGGCCGAAGCCGAAGGCTACCAGTCCACCTACATCGATGACCTCGACGTGCAACTTGAAGGCGTCGACGATCGCGCCGATGTCACCATCGCCACCCTCACCTTCCGTGGCGTGGCCAAGACCTCGCGCTTCGATCAGGGCGAGGCGTTCAGCGAAAGCTGGCACATGCAGCGCGCACAAGGTGAAAACCAGCCTTGGCTGCTTGCCGGTATTCGCCAGAACGGCTGA
- a CDS encoding SMI1/KNR4 family protein yields MEEVIEQLREANEPVPVPLELPDEDMLVEVEEQLFINIPFVFKEFLLTVSDVVYGSLEPVTVTDPQSHTYLPEVAANAWDAGVPRELIPLCQDGDDYYCVEEDGTVVLWSGDDELVGEDSWESVWHWARDVWLES; encoded by the coding sequence GTGGAAGAAGTGATCGAACAGCTCCGTGAAGCCAACGAGCCGGTGCCCGTGCCGTTGGAGCTGCCTGACGAAGACATGTTGGTGGAGGTCGAAGAACAGCTGTTCATCAACATCCCGTTCGTGTTCAAGGAATTCCTGCTGACCGTCAGCGACGTGGTCTACGGCAGCCTTGAACCGGTCACCGTCACCGATCCGCAGTCACACACCTACCTGCCCGAAGTCGCGGCCAACGCCTGGGACGCCGGCGTGCCGCGTGAGCTGATTCCACTCTGCCAGGACGGCGACGATTACTACTGTGTCGAGGAAGACGGCACCGTGGTGCTGTGGAGTGGCGATGATGAGCTGGTCGGTGAAGACAGCTGGGAGTCGGTATGGCACTGGGCGCGGGATGTCTGGCTGGAAAGCTGA
- a CDS encoding cation:proton antiporter, with the protein MHAISFIQDLAVIMLVAGVVTILFHRLKQPVVLGYIVAGFIIGPHTPPFGLIHDEDTIKTLAELGVIFLMFCLGLEFSLRKLFKVGATAFIAAFLEIVLMIWIGFEIGRWFGWSTMDSLFLGAILAISSTTIIVKALNDLKMKNERFAQLIFGVLIVEDILGIGIIALLSGIAVSGTVSSGEVFSTVGKLSLFMIVALVIGILLVPRLLAYVAKFESNEMLLITVLGLCFGFCLLVVKLEYSMVLGAFLIGAIMAESRQLLKIERLVEPVRDMFSAIFFVAIGLMIDPQVLIDYAWPIVVITFAVVLGKMLSCGMGAFIAGNDGRTSLRVGMGLSQIGEFSFIIAALGMTLQVTSDFLYPVAVAVSAITTLLTPYLIKAADPLSLKLGKVMPDRLGRVLSLYGEWLRSIQPQGQGAMVAAMIRRILLQVGVNLALVIAIFFSGGYFASRLGAWMSEWVTDVSQQKALIWGAALLLSLPFLIAAYRKLKALSMLLAEMGVKPEMAGRHTQRVRRVVAEVIPLLSLLVIFLLLSALSASILPTSELLLIIAVVAAVVVAVLWRWFIRVHTRMQIALLETLENSRDHSH; encoded by the coding sequence ATGCATGCCATAAGCTTCATCCAGGACCTGGCCGTGATCATGCTGGTCGCCGGTGTGGTGACCATTCTGTTCCATCGGCTCAAGCAGCCGGTCGTCCTGGGTTACATCGTCGCCGGGTTCATCATCGGCCCACACACTCCACCGTTCGGCCTGATTCACGACGAAGACACCATCAAGACCCTTGCCGAACTGGGGGTGATCTTCCTGATGTTCTGTCTGGGGCTGGAGTTCAGCCTGCGCAAACTGTTCAAGGTCGGTGCCACCGCGTTCATCGCGGCGTTTCTGGAAATCGTCCTGATGATCTGGATCGGTTTCGAGATCGGCCGCTGGTTCGGCTGGAGCACCATGGACTCGCTGTTCCTCGGCGCCATCCTGGCGATCTCCTCGACCACCATCATCGTCAAGGCGCTCAATGACCTGAAGATGAAGAACGAGCGCTTCGCCCAGCTGATTTTCGGTGTGCTGATCGTCGAAGACATTCTGGGCATCGGCATCATCGCCTTGCTCTCCGGCATCGCAGTAAGCGGCACGGTAAGCTCCGGGGAGGTGTTCTCCACGGTTGGCAAGCTGTCGCTGTTCATGATCGTCGCGCTGGTCATCGGCATTCTGCTGGTGCCGCGCCTGCTGGCCTACGTGGCGAAGTTCGAAAGCAACGAAATGCTGCTGATCACCGTGCTGGGCCTGTGCTTCGGCTTCTGCCTGCTGGTGGTCAAGCTTGAGTACAGCATGGTGCTGGGGGCGTTCCTGATCGGCGCGATCATGGCCGAGTCGCGTCAGTTGCTGAAGATCGAGCGCCTCGTCGAGCCGGTACGCGACATGTTCAGCGCCATCTTCTTCGTCGCCATCGGCCTGATGATCGACCCCCAGGTGCTGATCGACTACGCCTGGCCGATCGTGGTCATCACCTTTGCGGTGGTGCTGGGCAAGATGCTCTCGTGCGGCATGGGTGCGTTCATTGCCGGGAACGACGGGCGCACGTCGCTGCGGGTGGGCATGGGGCTGTCGCAGATTGGCGAATTTTCCTTCATCATCGCCGCGCTTGGCATGACGTTGCAGGTCACCAGCGACTTCCTCTACCCGGTGGCCGTAGCGGTATCGGCCATCACCACCTTACTGACCCCTTACCTGATCAAAGCTGCCGACCCGCTGTCGCTGAAGCTGGGCAAGGTCATGCCTGATCGGCTCGGCCGGGTGCTGTCGTTGTACGGTGAATGGCTGCGCAGTATCCAGCCGCAGGGCCAGGGGGCGATGGTGGCGGCGATGATCCGGCGTATTCTGTTGCAAGTTGGCGTCAACCTGGCGCTGGTCATCGCCATCTTCTTCAGCGGCGGCTACTTCGCCAGCCGTCTGGGTGCCTGGATGAGTGAGTGGGTGACGGATGTCAGCCAGCAGAAGGCGTTGATCTGGGGCGCGGCATTGTTGCTTTCGCTGCCGTTCCTGATCGCCGCCTACCGCAAGCTCAAGGCGCTGTCGATGCTGCTGGCAGAGATGGGTGTGAAGCCCGAGATGGCGGGTCGGCATACCCAGCGTGTACGCCGCGTGGTGGCTGAGGTCATTCCGTTGCTCTCGCTGCTGGTGATCTTCCTGCTGCTCTCGGCGCTGTCGGCGAGCATTCTGCCGACCAGCGAGCTGTTGCTGATCATCGCGGTGGTGGCGGCGGTGGTGGTGGCGGTGTTGTGGCGCTGGTTCATCCGTGTGCATACGCGGATGCAGATCGCCTTGCTGGAGACGCTGGAAAACAGCCGCGATCATTCCCACTAG
- a CDS encoding acyl-CoA thioesterase, producing MEPGNAQLTMTVLMTPDMANFSGNVHGGALLKYLDEVAYACASRYAGTYVVTLSVDQVIFREPVHVGELVTFLASVNYTGNTSMEVGIKVVTENIRQRSVRHSNSCFFTMVAVDDQRRPVPVPPRQPQTSEEKRRFLQGQQRREIRQELEKRYQELKSDGV from the coding sequence ATGGAACCTGGAAACGCCCAGTTGACGATGACCGTCCTGATGACCCCGGACATGGCCAACTTTTCTGGCAACGTTCACGGCGGCGCCTTGCTCAAGTACCTCGACGAAGTGGCCTACGCCTGCGCCAGCCGTTACGCCGGCACCTATGTGGTGACCCTGTCGGTGGATCAGGTGATCTTCCGCGAACCGGTGCATGTGGGCGAACTGGTGACCTTCCTGGCCTCGGTCAACTACACCGGCAACACGTCCATGGAGGTCGGCATCAAGGTGGTCACCGAGAACATTCGTCAACGCTCGGTGCGCCATTCGAACAGCTGCTTCTTCACCATGGTCGCGGTGGATGACCAGCGCCGCCCGGTGCCGGTCCCACCACGCCAGCCGCAGACCAGCGAAGAAAAGCGCCGCTTCCTGCAAGGCCAGCAACGCCGGGAAATCCGCCAGGAGCTGGAAAAGCGCTATCAGGAACTGAAAAGCGACGGCGTCTAA
- the pdxY gene encoding pyridoxal kinase PdxY translates to MKRTPHLLAIQSHVVFGHAGNSAAVFPMQRLGVNVWPLNTVQFSNHTQYGQWSGQVLPPEQIPALVEGICNIGELGECDAVLSGYLGSAEQGQAILAGVERIKAVNPKALYLCDPVMGHPEKGCNVPPAVSDFLVGQALAKADILCPNQLELDTFCGRRAESLADCAAMARSLLARGPQVVLVKHLAYPERPADAFEMLLVTAEQTWHLRRPLLAFPRQPVGVGDLTSGLFLARALLGDSWREAFEFAAAAVHEVLLETQACASYELQLVRAQDRIAHPRVRFQAQLLAV, encoded by the coding sequence ATGAAACGTACGCCGCATTTGCTCGCCATCCAGTCCCACGTCGTGTTTGGCCATGCTGGCAACAGTGCCGCCGTGTTTCCCATGCAACGGCTGGGGGTGAATGTGTGGCCGCTCAATACCGTGCAGTTCTCCAACCACACCCAGTATGGTCAGTGGAGCGGGCAAGTGCTGCCCCCCGAGCAAATTCCTGCGTTGGTGGAAGGCATTTGCAACATCGGTGAACTGGGCGAGTGCGATGCCGTGCTCTCGGGGTATCTGGGCAGTGCCGAGCAGGGCCAGGCGATCCTGGCGGGTGTCGAGCGCATCAAGGCGGTCAACCCCAAGGCGCTGTACCTCTGTGACCCCGTGATGGGGCATCCCGAGAAAGGCTGCAATGTGCCGCCAGCGGTAAGCGACTTCCTCGTCGGCCAGGCGCTGGCCAAGGCCGATATCCTCTGCCCCAATCAGCTCGAGCTCGATACCTTCTGCGGTCGTCGCGCCGAGTCCCTGGCCGACTGTGCGGCGATGGCCCGCAGCCTGCTGGCGCGCGGTCCGCAGGTGGTGCTGGTCAAGCACCTGGCTTATCCCGAGCGGCCAGCGGACGCCTTCGAAATGCTGCTGGTGACGGCTGAGCAGACCTGGCACCTGCGCCGTCCACTGCTGGCCTTTCCGCGCCAGCCGGTGGGGGTAGGCGACTTGACCTCCGGGCTGTTCCTGGCCCGCGCCCTGCTGGGTGACAGCTGGCGCGAGGCGTTCGAATTCGCCGCCGCCGCTGTGCACGAGGTGCTGCTGGAAACCCAGGCCTGCGCCAGTTACGAGCTGCAGCTGGTGCGCGCGCAAGATCGCATCGCCCACCCGCGGGTACGCTTCCAGGCGCAGTTGCTGGCGGTTTAG
- a CDS encoding DUF3301 domain-containing protein, translating to MLTLENLFVLMLLVSAGAWVWHNHGLREKALERVKQHCAKLDLELLDDAVALKRIGFVRDASGTRRLARIYAFEFTVTGEQRHPGVVTQFGPHTMQIELAPYPFEMKTPPKADNVIEMQQWRQEHNRWNG from the coding sequence ATGTTGACCCTGGAAAACCTTTTCGTTCTGATGCTGCTGGTGAGTGCCGGCGCGTGGGTCTGGCATAACCATGGGCTGCGCGAGAAAGCCCTGGAGCGGGTCAAGCAACATTGCGCCAAGCTCGACCTGGAACTGCTCGACGATGCGGTGGCACTCAAGCGCATCGGCTTCGTGCGCGACGCCAGTGGCACCCGGCGCCTGGCGCGCATCTATGCCTTCGAATTCACTGTCACGGGTGAGCAGCGCCACCCAGGCGTCGTCACTCAGTTTGGTCCGCACACGATGCAGATCGAGCTGGCGCCTTACCCATTCGAAATGAAGACGCCGCCCAAGGCCGATAACGTCATCGAAATGCAGCAGTGGCGTCAGGAACACAATCGCTGGAACGGCTGA
- a CDS encoding CobW family GTP-binding protein: MLKNIPTHVIAGPLGAGKTSLLRRLLDQRPHSERWAVLINEFGQIGLDAALLSGDRSGVQIAEVAGGCLCCVNGVPFQVGLGKLLRSVRPHRLFIEPSGLGHPVQLLQHLQQAPWAGVLAVQPLLMVLDAQSLARGEPLAEVQRQALANAGSVVINKAASVDQSERLLITSKMPEIDSLWTDFGRVDLARLKLAPVTLFDELDEQTEAVDISTPQGTLWTDPTRPLCQTAVGEGGWSIGWRWHPGQSFDAEKIADALAMLPWRRAKGVIHSALGWRSFNGLAPGGVEWRDSEWRNDSRIELIFDQPQDTERLAGVFATCQVTG, encoded by the coding sequence ATGCTGAAGAATATTCCCACCCATGTGATCGCCGGGCCCCTCGGAGCAGGCAAGACCAGTTTGTTACGCCGTCTGCTAGACCAGCGTCCCCACAGTGAACGCTGGGCTGTACTGATCAACGAGTTCGGGCAGATCGGTCTGGATGCCGCGTTGCTCAGCGGCGACCGCTCAGGGGTACAAATCGCCGAGGTCGCAGGTGGCTGCCTGTGCTGCGTCAACGGCGTACCGTTCCAGGTGGGCCTGGGCAAGTTGCTGCGTAGCGTCAGGCCCCATCGACTGTTCATCGAACCCTCGGGGCTCGGCCACCCAGTACAACTGCTGCAGCATTTGCAGCAAGCGCCCTGGGCGGGCGTATTGGCAGTGCAGCCGTTGCTGATGGTACTCGACGCTCAGTCACTTGCCCGCGGCGAACCGTTGGCCGAGGTGCAGCGACAGGCATTGGCGAACGCAGGTTCGGTGGTTATCAACAAGGCAGCCTCTGTGGATCAATCAGAGCGGCTGTTGATAACCTCGAAAATGCCTGAGATAGACAGCCTGTGGACAGATTTTGGGCGCGTGGATCTTGCTCGGTTGAAGCTTGCTCCCGTGACCTTGTTCGATGAACTGGACGAGCAAACTGAGGCTGTGGATATCTCGACTCCCCAAGGCACGCTCTGGACCGATCCAACGCGACCGCTGTGCCAGACAGCGGTCGGCGAAGGTGGCTGGAGCATCGGCTGGCGCTGGCATCCCGGCCAGTCGTTCGACGCTGAAAAGATCGCCGATGCCTTGGCGATGCTCCCTTGGCGCCGTGCCAAAGGAGTTATCCACAGCGCGCTGGGCTGGCGTTCGTTCAACGGGCTGGCGCCAGGGGGGGTCGAGTGGCGCGACAGCGAGTGGCGCAACGACTCACGGATCGAACTGATCTTCGACCAGCCACAGGACACAGAGCGTCTGGCCGGCGTATTCGCAACGTGTCAGGTAACAGGCTGA
- a CDS encoding DUF1826 domain-containing protein — protein MMLKLRNRAVQQVLGHSPKCLADILRDDVNLAVWQRQLPAHVEDFATLVLGLQQPLGDERVVEVAEHEAPSLPGLLKGAIDVQGYDSFVADVEWLVAAYACLLGARRVGLRVRVLESAMCPRFHVDHVPLRLLSTYAGAGSEWLAEGAVDRSDLPRAMTSVDNIKRLCTGDVAILKGEQFEGNEGHGIIHRSPQTPAGERRLLLSLDWLA, from the coding sequence ATGATGTTGAAATTGCGCAACCGCGCCGTGCAGCAAGTGCTGGGCCATTCCCCGAAGTGCCTGGCCGATATCCTGCGCGACGACGTCAATTTGGCTGTCTGGCAGCGCCAGCTGCCGGCACACGTCGAAGATTTCGCCACGCTGGTGCTTGGGCTACAGCAGCCGCTTGGCGATGAGCGTGTGGTCGAAGTGGCCGAACATGAGGCGCCGAGCCTGCCAGGGCTGTTGAAGGGCGCAATCGACGTGCAGGGTTACGACAGTTTTGTCGCCGATGTGGAGTGGCTGGTGGCAGCCTACGCCTGCTTGTTGGGTGCACGTCGTGTAGGGCTGCGCGTGCGGGTGCTGGAAAGCGCCATGTGCCCCCGCTTTCATGTCGACCATGTGCCGCTGCGTCTGCTGAGCACCTACGCAGGGGCGGGCAGCGAGTGGCTGGCTGAAGGTGCTGTCGATCGCAGCGATCTACCACGGGCGATGACCTCTGTGGATAACATCAAGCGCCTGTGTACAGGCGATGTGGCGATCCTCAAAGGCGAACAATTCGAAGGCAATGAAGGGCACGGAATTATCCACAGGTCACCCCAAACGCCTGCGGGTGAGCGACGTCTGTTGCTCAGTCTTGACTGGTTGGCGTGA
- the zigA gene encoding zinc metallochaperone GTPase ZigA, which translates to MSTRLPVTVLSGFLGAGKSTLLNHVLRNRENLRVAVIVNDMSEINIDASDVQRNVSLNRAEEKLVEMSNGCICCTLREDLLEEVARLAEEGRFDYLLIESTGISEPLPVAETFTFRDEQGRSLSDLARLDTMVTVVDALNFMHDYQAADSLASRGETLGEDDQRSISDLLIEQVEFADVILLSKIDLVSQHEREELMAIVQRLNPRAEVLPMVMGQVPLTRILDTGLFDFEQAAQSPGWLQELRGEHLPETEAYGIAATTWQARRPLHPQRFHDFLQAPWSNGRLLRSKGFFWLASKYQDAGSWSQAGGMVRHGLAGRWWRFVPQAQWPQDQDSVAEIFRHWTADTGDCRQELVFIGQNIDFAQLTADLDACLLTDAEMALGSTAWLRLDDPFGPWIEEDAA; encoded by the coding sequence ATGTCCACCCGTCTTCCCGTCACCGTGCTGTCCGGCTTTCTCGGCGCCGGCAAGAGCACCTTGCTCAACCATGTGCTGCGCAACCGCGAAAACCTGCGTGTCGCCGTGATCGTCAACGACATGAGTGAAATCAACATCGATGCCAGCGATGTGCAGCGCAATGTCAGCCTCAATCGTGCCGAGGAAAAACTGGTCGAAATGAGCAACGGCTGCATCTGCTGCACCCTGCGTGAAGACCTGCTGGAAGAGGTGGCACGGCTGGCCGAGGAAGGCCGTTTCGATTACCTGCTGATCGAGTCCACGGGTATCTCCGAGCCTCTGCCGGTGGCTGAGACCTTCACCTTCCGCGACGAACAAGGCCGCAGCCTGTCTGACCTGGCGCGCCTGGATACGATGGTCACGGTGGTCGATGCGCTGAATTTCATGCACGACTACCAGGCAGCCGACTCGCTCGCCAGCCGCGGCGAGACCTTGGGTGAAGACGATCAGCGATCGATCAGCGACTTGTTGATCGAGCAGGTGGAGTTCGCCGATGTGATTCTGCTGAGCAAGATCGACCTGGTCAGCCAGCATGAGCGCGAGGAACTGATGGCGATCGTGCAGCGACTCAACCCCCGCGCCGAAGTGCTGCCGATGGTGATGGGCCAGGTGCCCTTGACGCGTATTCTCGACACCGGCTTGTTCGACTTCGAGCAGGCGGCGCAGTCGCCCGGTTGGCTGCAGGAGCTGCGCGGCGAGCATCTGCCGGAAACCGAAGCCTACGGCATCGCTGCCACCACCTGGCAGGCGCGTCGGCCATTGCACCCGCAGCGCTTCCATGATTTTCTCCAGGCGCCGTGGAGCAATGGCCGCCTGCTGCGCTCCAAGGGGTTCTTCTGGCTGGCGAGCAAGTACCAGGACGCCGGCAGCTGGTCGCAGGCTGGGGGCATGGTGCGTCACGGCCTTGCTGGCCGCTGGTGGCGCTTCGTGCCGCAGGCGCAGTGGCCACAGGATCAGGACAGCGTGGCAGAAATCTTCAGGCATTGGACTGCCGACACCGGCGACTGTCGCCAAGAGCTGGTATTCATCGGCCAGAACATCGACTTCGCTCAATTGACCGCAGATCTCGACGCCTGCCTGCTCACCGATGCCGAAATGGCGTTGGGCTCGACGGCCTGGCTGCGCCTGGATGATCCCTTCGGACCATGGATCGAGGAGGACGCGGCATGA
- the folE2 gene encoding GTP cyclohydrolase FolE2, with translation MTSLSLPDIAAQTVPHATALEWVGMCGIALPVVFEQQRVSAVADAGVSLDDAQARGIHMSRLYLALKQLESAPLDCSALRRLLDSFLASHTGLSNRASVRIAFNHLLKRSALVSPLAGWKHYPVEIKAHLSGEMFHVELFMDIAYSSTCPCSAALARQLIQESFAKRFMDESAVDPKAVLSWLGTTEGVVATPHSQRSRARLQVRLGEGADALPFTALIDAAEQALGTAVQTAVKRADEQAFALANGQNLMFCEDAARRLHQALRQEEQLSGFHIRVEHAESLHAHDAVAASQWRW, from the coding sequence ATGACCAGCCTTTCTCTTCCCGATATCGCCGCGCAGACTGTTCCACACGCCACCGCGCTGGAGTGGGTCGGCATGTGCGGTATCGCCCTGCCTGTGGTATTCGAGCAGCAGCGCGTGAGCGCCGTCGCCGATGCCGGTGTCAGCCTTGACGATGCTCAAGCGCGCGGTATTCATATGTCCAGGCTGTATCTGGCATTGAAGCAACTCGAGTCCGCGCCCTTGGATTGCAGCGCACTGCGCCGGCTGCTCGACAGCTTCCTCGCCAGCCACACAGGGCTTTCCAATAGAGCGTCGGTACGCATCGCCTTCAACCATCTGCTTAAACGCTCCGCGCTGGTCAGCCCACTCGCAGGCTGGAAGCACTATCCGGTTGAGATAAAGGCACACCTGAGCGGCGAGATGTTCCACGTGGAACTATTTATGGATATCGCCTATTCCTCGACCTGCCCCTGCTCGGCAGCACTCGCGCGTCAATTGATTCAGGAGAGCTTCGCCAAGCGTTTCATGGATGAATCAGCGGTTGATCCGAAAGCGGTGCTGAGCTGGCTGGGTACGACGGAGGGCGTAGTCGCTACGCCGCACAGCCAACGTAGCCGCGCGCGCCTCCAGGTAAGGCTGGGGGAAGGTGCTGACGCACTGCCGTTCACTGCACTGATCGATGCGGCTGAGCAGGCGTTAGGCACTGCCGTGCAAACCGCGGTGAAGCGCGCGGACGAACAGGCATTCGCTTTAGCCAACGGTCAGAACCTGATGTTCTGCGAGGATGCAGCGCGGCGCCTGCACCAGGCACTGCGCCAAGAGGAACAGCTGAGCGGCTTTCACATACGCGTGGAACATGCAGAAAGCCTGCACGCCCACGATGCGGTGGCCGCCAGCCAGTGGCGCTGGTAA
- a CDS encoding DUF3617 domain-containing protein encodes MNIRLPLLALALGIASPVLHAQMLQPGLWELTTSNMQVDGKPLPDMDFMLGQLKNLPPEQRAMMEGALAKQGITVAGKGVRSCLTQQQVNTNDIPLQDPQSGCTQKITARNGNVWDFQFTCPRAQGTGQATFLSDREFVTTVNGTFNASGVQQKGSMNTRATWLGADCGNVRPRN; translated from the coding sequence ATGAACATCCGTCTGCCACTGCTTGCCCTGGCCCTGGGCATTGCCTCCCCTGTGTTGCACGCGCAGATGCTGCAACCGGGTCTGTGGGAACTGACCACCAGCAACATGCAGGTCGACGGCAAGCCGCTGCCCGACATGGACTTCATGCTTGGCCAGTTGAAGAATCTGCCGCCCGAACAACGGGCGATGATGGAAGGCGCGCTGGCCAAGCAGGGCATCACTGTCGCGGGCAAAGGCGTGCGCTCGTGCCTGACCCAGCAGCAGGTCAACACCAATGACATTCCTCTGCAAGACCCGCAGTCCGGCTGCACGCAGAAGATCACCGCGCGCAATGGCAATGTCTGGGATTTCCAGTTCACCTGTCCTCGCGCGCAAGGCACTGGCCAGGCGACCTTCCTCAGCGACCGGGAGTTCGTCACTACGGTCAACGGCACTTTCAACGCGTCCGGTGTGCAGCAGAAGGGCAGCATGAATACGCGCGCGACGTGGTTAGGTGCCGACTGCGGCAACGTTCGCCCACGCAACTGA
- the cls gene encoding cardiolipin synthase — MDYHSPYFFGYLLGVIHTLGIVAALHALFTVRTAQGAIAWAMSLLFIPYLTLIPYLIFGARSFSAYIKARRQANREMHVAMADLNWRPWVEEALAARESNSYKALRAMPKLGRTPCLANNQVQLLINGKATFEAIFQAIEAAQDTVLIQFFIIHDDIIGQEMQQLLLRKAAEGVRIFVLYDQVGSHALPARYSQVLREGGVAIHAFTTRRGWFNRFQVNFRNHRKIVVSDGLVGFLGGLNVGDEYLGGNPRLSPWRDTHLQVSGPVLACLQESFAEDWYWATRTLPPLILQDSYPDDGVLCQVLASGPADSQETCALFFLEAIHSATQRIWITSPYFIPDEAVFAALRLAVLRGVDVRVLIPARPDHRVVYAATTLFAFEAVRAGVRMFRYQPGFVHQKVVLVDDEVSAIGSANLDNRSFRLNFEVMLLTIDRAFADEVEHMLLDDFIHAREISPEESHDTHHLQKLGMRIARLISPIL; from the coding sequence ATGGACTACCACAGCCCGTATTTCTTCGGTTATCTGCTTGGCGTGATTCATACGCTGGGCATCGTCGCTGCGCTGCATGCGCTGTTTACCGTGCGCACTGCCCAAGGCGCAATCGCCTGGGCCATGTCGCTGCTGTTCATTCCCTACCTGACCTTGATCCCGTACCTGATCTTTGGTGCGCGCTCGTTCTCGGCCTACATCAAGGCACGTCGCCAGGCGAATCGAGAAATGCACGTGGCAATGGCCGATCTCAACTGGCGGCCGTGGGTGGAAGAAGCGTTGGCCGCCCGGGAATCCAATAGCTACAAGGCCCTGCGCGCCATGCCCAAGCTGGGCAGAACGCCGTGCCTGGCGAACAACCAAGTCCAGTTGCTGATCAATGGCAAAGCGACCTTCGAGGCGATCTTCCAGGCCATCGAGGCCGCCCAGGACACGGTGCTGATCCAGTTCTTCATCATCCACGACGACATCATCGGCCAGGAAATGCAGCAGCTGCTGCTGCGCAAAGCCGCCGAGGGCGTGCGCATTTTCGTTTTGTACGATCAGGTCGGCAGCCATGCCCTGCCCGCTCGCTACAGCCAGGTGCTGCGTGAGGGTGGCGTGGCGATTCATGCTTTCACCACCCGCCGCGGCTGGTTCAACCGTTTCCAGGTCAATTTCCGCAATCACCGCAAGATCGTCGTGAGCGACGGCCTGGTCGGTTTTCTCGGCGGGCTCAACGTCGGCGACGAATACCTGGGCGGCAATCCGCGCCTGTCGCCGTGGCGCGATACCCACCTTCAAGTCAGCGGACCGGTCTTGGCCTGCCTGCAGGAATCGTTCGCCGAGGACTGGTACTGGGCTACCCGGACCCTGCCGCCGTTGATCCTGCAAGACAGCTATCCGGACGATGGCGTGCTGTGCCAGGTACTTGCCAGCGGCCCGGCAGACTCCCAGGAAACCTGCGCGCTGTTCTTCCTTGAAGCGATTCATTCGGCGACCCAACGCATCTGGATCACCAGCCCGTACTTCATTCCAGACGAAGCTGTGTTCGCCGCCTTGCGTCTGGCAGTACTGCGCGGCGTCGACGTGCGGGTACTGATTCCAGCCCGCCCCGACCACCGCGTGGTCTACGCAGCAACCACACTGTTCGCCTTCGAAGCCGTGCGCGCTGGGGTGCGGATGTTCCGCTATCAGCCAGGGTTCGTGCATCAGAAAGTGGTACTGGTGGACGACGAGGTCAGCGCTATCGGCAGTGCCAACCTGGATAATCGCTCGTTCCGCCTCAATTTCGAGGTGATGCTGTTGACCATCGACCGCGCCTTCGCCGACGAAGTCGAGCACATGCTGCTGGATGACTTCATTCATGCGCGGGAAATCAGCCCCGAGGAAAGCCACGACACGCACCACCTGCAGAAGCTGGGGATGCGCATCGCGCGGTTGATCTCGCCAATTCTGTAG